GTTGAAGGGCCGTAACCTGGCTTCGCCTTCATCGCGCGATATCCGCCCGACGGCGGATCGGCTACGCGAGTCGGTGTTCAATATTCTCGTTCATGCCTACGACGATCCGATCGAGGGCGCGCGCGTGCTCGACCTGTTTGCCGGCACCGGCGCGCTCGGCATCGAGGCGGTGTCGCGCGGTGCGCTGTTCACGCTGTTCGTCGACAACGGGGCGGAGGCACGCGCGCTGTTGCGCAACAATGTCGAGGCGCTCGGCTTGGGCGGCGTGACAAAAGTCTATCGCCGCGACGCCACCGATCTCGGCCCGGCGCATCCGGTCGAACCGTTCGCGCTGGTGTTTCTCGACCCGCCTTACGGCCGGGGACTGGCGGAAAAGGCGCTGGTCTCGCTGCGCGACGGCGGCTGGCTGATCCCGGGCGCGCTGCTGGTGGTCGAGGAGGCGAAAGCTGCGGCGTTTACGGCGCCTGACGGCTTCGAGGAGCTGGAGCGGCGAGCCTACGACGACACCGAGTTTGTGTTTTTGCGGACGAAGTAAGAATTCACCTTCGCCCGAACAGCTTCTCGATATCGCTCAGCTTGAGTTCGACATAAGTCGGG
The Bradyrhizobium sp. KBS0727 genome window above contains:
- the rsmD gene encoding 16S rRNA (guanine(966)-N(2))-methyltransferase RsmD gives rise to the protein MRVVGGRLKGRNLASPSSRDIRPTADRLRESVFNILVHAYDDPIEGARVLDLFAGTGALGIEAVSRGALFTLFVDNGAEARALLRNNVEALGLGGVTKVYRRDATDLGPAHPVEPFALVFLDPPYGRGLAEKALVSLRDGGWLIPGALLVVEEAKAAAFTAPDGFEELERRAYDDTEFVFLRTK